DNA from Chrysemys picta bellii isolate R12L10 chromosome 13, ASM1138683v2, whole genome shotgun sequence:
gagagaacccaggagtcctggctcccagccctccaccagtccccacacccacccccaggCCGGGGATAGGACCCTGGTGTCCTGGACCCATCCTGGGTGTGTCGGTCCCTTCCCCAGGCGCTGCAGTCTCTGAAGCGGGCCCTGCAGCCGGCCGTGACTGGGATCTCgctgagctgggatctgccccctgGGATGGAGGCGGcgctgctgggccggggcccTGAGGTGATCTTCCTGGGCAGCGGTGCCTCATCTacgcccagctctgcaggcagccccaggtgagagagcaaccccccccccggaCACCCCCAGGGCTCGGGGTCAGTGACTGAGCCGGgaacctcccaccccctcctgggtgATAACTCTGACCCCCTAACGATGGCCATTGAGCTGGGGGCTCTGTGCTACCCAGCCCCATTGATTTTCTCCCCCCTCACGCTGCCCTTCTGACCCCCTttctctgcctgcagcccccagACACTGCCATGGGGGCCGTCACCCTGCAGTACCGCATCCAGGACCAGACCTACAAGGAGATGCTGCAGTTCCCCCTGCAGCCACAGGATGCAGACAGGTGACAGCAATGCTCCCTGGTCCCCATCCTCCCCAAGCCgctgggtcctgccccccacatccccacccccaacataatAGAGATTGGAGGGGACCTGCCCCAGGTTACAGAAGgaagcaggagtcctggctcccagcctccctgctgtgaccactagaccccactcccctcctatagccagagatagaacccaggagtcctggcccccaaccccccccataCACTATCCcactagcccctgctcccctccccatggtggcaggaacccaggcgtccggggctCACCCCGTGACTCTCTGTCCCCAGCACAGGCTGCCCATTCACCGGCTGGCAGCCAAGtcactgctgctggagctggaggggGCCGTGGACACCAGGTCGGTGGGGGACCGGTGCTGGGTGCTGGAGACCAGCCTGAGCTTGGGGGTCGTCTGCTCCCTCACGGCCTACGTGGGGGTGGACACGGAGCGGGGGCAGCCGGTGCAGGGGCCGCTGGTGAGACGGGACATCCTGCTGAGAGTTAACCCCGGAGGGGTCGGGGATCccggcactggggggggatcagcatgggaggggctcaggtgggagggggaacctACCTGGCACTGTGGGAGGAACCTGGCTtcggggtgagggaagggggagggaattaTGGGAAGGATCCCAGAACAGGGGGATCCCAGTGTGAGAGGAGGGACTCAGAAGCATGGGTTATGGGCTAACAtcccttttctcttctccctgccccagctcccgtGGGGCtgagctgccccctccctgcccccccccagggcgACCCCAGTGCCCCcgtccccagggcagggggagagtggCGGGCGCTGGCCGGGTGGGATGGGGAGCAGCCCTCAGTGCCTGGCCCATCCCAGCCGGGAGAGTGGGGCCTgtgggacggacggacggacagacagatggaccCAGAATCGGAGACCCAAACAGACGGGGGCAGAGACCGAGAATCAGACAGTCGAACCCAGGCAGAGAAGCCGACCCCCACAGGCAGGGACCGGAGGGGCGGGCGCATCGCTGTTGTGAGCAGGCCTGGCTAGCGGGggcctcttgcccccccccccccagcatcctgCCCTCATCCATGGGGTGCAGCACCCACCCTTGTGTCCCCTGGGGCTGGATGAGGGGTCCAAGCTGGGGGaaagcagcaggggaggggctagaTCAAGGGGGtcccagctggggggaaggggctggggggagatccTGACTCTGAGGGagcttgggggagaggaggatggagctgggtgtcgggggtcccagctggggggcatgggggaggggtcCCAACGGTGTGTtggctctgtgtgctgggggGCGGATTTCCCTTCCCTCTCTTAGCTTATCTCTGTCCgcgtgtctgtctgtccctctctGTCGGTCCGTCTCCTCCCCAGGCTTCGGGGCCGCACCGCACATGGCCATGTGCTGTTCCGCCTCTGTGCCCATGGACGAGCTCCTAGAGACCGCCTGTGTGTCCATGGGCTTCGCCGCGGACTGCGACTTTGAGGACTTCTCGGCTGTGTCAGGTGAGAACCACCGCACGCTCCTTACCGCTCCGGGGCACTAACCCCCAGAGCTCCCCATGGCCAGTACCAGCTATCTCCTCCCCCGGCACCGCTCCTCCTGGCTCCCTCGCCATCCCAAAGCACAGCAGGGGGAGCCCCCAACGCGAGGGCAGGAAGTCCTGCATACACGGCGCCCAGCCAGAGACTGCGCCCCAGAaaggtgaggggggcaggggctggcagtcAGGACTCGGGGCGGGCGGCAAACACCAGGATGACGCTTCATCGGGTCAGAGACAGACGTGCCCTGACGGTCCCGGAGCTGGGCAAGTGTTTAACAGCTACATAGAAAGTGAAGGAACTTCCTGGGCAAAACACTGCTGtgacgctgggggagggggaatccgcAGCTGAGTTTTTTAAGTGTCGGGACGCAAATGATCttgcaacaaaatgaaaaaaataaggaAACTCCCAGGCAATAAACTTTGTGAAGCTGGAATTTGGGGTGTGAGTTTGTATCAATGAGCTAAGTGGGGGGGGGCAACTGGGCAGCGGAGGGGGTAATCAGTCACTTTTTAGTAACAGAAATGTCGCTGAGCAGTTTTCTCTGAAATAGACGCAGctaaattcccagacaaaaatacCTTGTGAAGCTGGGCCAAAGCTTAGATGTTTGTACAGGTGAGTTCAGGGGCACAGATCGTGGTTGGCACAGTCTGATTTCTAAACAAAGAAGCCCACGAAAGGCAGAATTTTTAAAGTTAAGGCTAATCTTAAAACCTGAATTTCAAGTCTGCTGTAGCCCAgctaaccttaactctgcctcatAACCCTGGCCCAGGCATGGTTATATCATATAGACTGTGTAACATCCCATCTCCCCTATGCCTTTAGACGGTTCTGTGTCTCCCTGGACGTAGGTCTGTATCACAGGTTGTAGTACAGGATGGTCCCGGGGTCAGATTGTGTTTGAGAAACACCCTGGGGTTGTGAGATTAATGACTGGGGCTGAGACATTCATGGGGCCCAAGGGACTTTGATTCCCAACTCCAACTGCAAATTACTTGTCATCCCATGGGTGcagaaaggggcagagttaagggtgccCACGGAGAGGTTAAGGGTGCAGAGGAGCAGATAAAGGATGCCCATGGATGGGGCAGCATTCAGGATGCCCAtggaggggcagagttaaggatgcACGAAGGGTCACAGTTAAGGTTGTTGGCTGTCCCCTAGCCTGGACAGGCCATGTTGCTGTTCTGTACCTATAACCCGGCGCAAGAGCCATCTCCCCACGTCTCTCCCTAGAGCGGGCACCGGAGGAGTCTCCCCCGCTGAGGCTGGTGTCTTTGCAGAATGCCAACGGCTTTTGGGACCTGGACCCCCGCCTGGTCGCTGCGCTGGGGGTGAGCGAGACCGACACCAGGGGGAGGATGGCCAGTAAGGTGAGtgcaggggatggaggaggggggagagacggggggtgtgggggaaggtgCCATGAGTTGGGCCTGTTCTCTGCTCCTAGATGAGACTGGGCATGACCCAGTCTGAAGGGTCGGGGTCTGAGAGCAACTGGATCAAATGACTCCTAAATCTGGAGCCCAGTGGGGGAGACAGGCCCACAACGGGGAGCTAGGAACCCCCTTGAAGGGGATCGGAGCATTGGATCTAGGGggcccagggctgtggggggacatGGGGAGGCCCAGGCTGGGTCCTCTCTGAGGCTGTCTCCCTACCCCCGGGCATCCCACCGGGCATCTGGGTAGGGGGTCCACAATGCTAGAGTGCGGGGGCTGGGAACCCTCTGagtctggggaaggggtgggagcgCTGAATTGGGGGGTCCCCAGAGCAGGGGAATGGGGATAGCACTGGGGGGGCAGAAGGGTCCCTAGGGCAGGGGGATGCAGGCAATGCtgggaggggtgccggggggttccaggggcagggggatgggggcagcgctCAGGAGGACAGGGGCTGGGCATTATCTCAggctgtctctctcttccccgcACAGGACGTGGCCCCCGGCGTCTGGGCCACAGTGCTGGCCGTGGTCTGGCTGCACTGCCGGGCAGCGTGacgagtgggagctgctggaggccaagGCTGTGGGCTGGGTACGGGGCCAAGCAgatgagaggggagtggggggttggggacAGTGCCCAGGTCGTTGACCATAGAACCCCTGCCCCATAGCTcaggcccttcccccctccctccccccgagatCCCAAAAACCCACAGTACCAACCCTACCCCATAGGAATCCACAGTCCAGCCAACCACAGCCCTGAGATCCTGCGCCCCATgggtcccagggccccctgccccccggctTCCTAACAGCCTCTGGCACCCCAGCCAGATCCCCAGAGGTCTCCAGTCCCAGGACAGACAGGCtccaagccccctgctccccaacatCAGTCCCCTAGGCTGTGAGCTCTCTGCCCTTTGTCCCCCAGTCCCTTGGCTGGtgtcttcttccccctccctcccaccccccagttccCCAGACTGATGTCTCCCCCGACCCTCTTCTCATTGCAGGGCCCCGGCTGAGCGAATGCCTGGAAGCTGCCAACACCCTGCTGGGCTGCAGCGTTGGCCCTGCTGTCTTCAAGCTCTGTACCCCCCAGATCCCTGTACCCCCCCCCCTCGCAAGCTACCCTGGGCCTCCAACCCAGCTGAGGCCCCCTGATACCCATACCTCCCCTCCAAGCTATCCTGGGCTTCCAGCCCCGCTGAGGCCCCCGGAGGGATCCTAAATTAAGAGCAGCCAGTTGGTTTGTGTAAGTTTAACGAAAACAGTTTAAATTGACCCTGTAACTTACAGTGGAGGAAGGTCACTGTGCAGACAGGCCCTTGGTGCTGCGGGCGGAGACTGTCTCTGCCAGCCCCTCGCTGGAATAAAGCAGTTCCCCAGGTTTGTCTGCCTGGCTTTGGCTGGGGTCCCGGGGCACCGCGCTTCCCTCAGCTGCCCAGGGCACTGGGGTCCCAGCAGGGTCAGGGACCGCCTACCCTGAACGGGTGGATTAGCTCCCAGCTCCGGCTTTCTGGTGGGGCATAGCAGCTGGACCCAGACACTGGGGCGGCTGGCTGGGGCCGGgaggagccccggagagcggggagcacgtggggtgcagggggcagacACGGGGCATGGGCCCAGGGCAGGGTTTAGCAGGACGTTTTAGCTCTGGGTCTGTGTGGGTCACTGGTCTCTGCTCCACCAGGAGAAGGAGCTGCCAAGCCCAGAAAAACTTTCCCTTCTCGGACGCTGTTGGGACACGTGATTCCCATTCAGATACCTGGGAACCGGGTGtccagccccccagcagctcgGGAACCTCCTGCCCTGCCTGGAGCGAGGAACCAGCGGCGTTGTAATGGGACAGGGAAGCAGCAAacgctctcccccccccttctcacgcagcccccccttccccccccaaggcTGCTCCCATCTGTGAGCTGACGCCGACAGTCGTGTGGACTCTGGCAGCTGAATGTCTTGTGCGgagccccagtggctgcggtgccaggccctgctgctgccagcccagGGCATTGAAATTGGCAGGAAGAATTCTAGAGAGAAAAGACGGGGGGAGATTTTCCAGGCCCAGATGGCAGCCGGGTGTCCAGCTCCCCCGGACAGTCTAGAGAGACATGGGTTTTATCCTGATGTGTAACAGCGATAAACCCAGGGGAGTTGGCGCCCAGCCCAGGCCTAGGGGTGGGCCAAACCCCCACCTCCGAGCCTATGAGCTGGTTGGGGGCAGATGGAATCCAGGCTTTTTGTAGGTCGCCAGGCAGAAAGCTCCATGAAAGTGAAGTTCAAGGTGAGGGGCGGTGCCTGTCCCTGTGAGGTAAGAAATATCCCATGGCTGGTGCTGGAATCCCCACAGCACGTGTTGCAGACCCCAGAGACTCCCTGTCTCCGTGACCC
Protein-coding regions in this window:
- the LOC101936441 gene encoding LOW QUALITY PROTEIN: von Willebrand factor A domain-containing protein 5A-like (The sequence of the model RefSeq protein was modified relative to this genomic sequence to represent the inferred CDS: inserted 3 bases in 2 codons); the encoded protein is MTSCGLLNSSNKPVPLRSGVVTVLIRGFVADVGCELLYRNEEPGPVEAVFVFPVDAEAAVYAFQARLGGACIEAQLHEKKEAQELYGDTLAGGQSSFLLQQEGARGDVFSCSLGNLPPGEEAALTLRYVCELPLEPDGAARYMLPAVLRHYYVPHGWDGEDVTQGVPRVPQGELPYTLSLSVTLQSSHGIDRVLSNCSLTPLSYTAGNRTTAQVSLAEASPWDRDVELLVYYTEPHKPSAVLEVGLPGAEPGSLMGDPAVMVTLLPRLPEAIQGQSLAGEFIFLLDRSGSMGCPMDGRDRSPQRIDSAKETLVLLLKSLLLGCYFNIYSFGSRFESFYRQSVGYTQQTMAKSLQCVRQLQADLGGTEILAPLRSIYRSPCRDGHPRQLFLFTDGEVGNTQDVIAEVQRHWRAHRCFSFGIGERASTALVKGIARAAGGSTEFITGQDRMQPKALQSLKRALQPAVTGISLSWDLPPGMEAALLGRGPEVIXPGQRCLIYAQLCRQPQPPDTAMGAVTLQYRIQDQTYKEMLQFPLQPQDADRLPIHRLAAKSLLLELEGAVDTRSVGDRCWVLETSLSLGVVCSLTAYVGVDTERGQPVQGPLPFSLLPAPAPVGLSCPLPAPPQGDPSAPVPRAGGEWRALAGWDGEQPSVPGPSQPGEWGLWDGRTDRQMDPESETQTDGGRDRESDSRTQAEKPTPTGFGAAPHMAMCCSASVPMDELLETACVSMGFAADCDFEDFSAVSERAPEESPPLRLVSLQNANGFWDLDPRLVAALGVSETDTRGRMASKDVAPGVWATVLAVVWLHXAGQRDEWELLEAKAVGWVRGQADERGVGGPRLSECLEAANTLLGCSVGPAVFKLCTPQIPVPPPLASYPGPPTQLRPPDTHTSPPSYPGLPAPLRPPEGS